The stretch of DNA GTTGGTACTGGCGATCTGTTTTTTCGTTTTCTATCTAAGGCGACCAGATACCGTTATCAGCTATTTCTTTTTGCCGGCCGTCATGGGCCTGATTGGATTTGCTGTTCTGGTTCGCGATCGTGCCCCGTTCACTCGAACTGAAGCAACCGAGCTTTGGCGAAGCGTGCACGGCTTGTCGATGATGATCGGATCGGTTTCGGTATTGATCGGATTTTTGGCTGGCGTGATGTACCTGACTCAATCCCGGCGACTGAAGCAGCATCGCGCTGCCGGATCACGCGTACGCTTGCCAACACTGGAAACTTTGGGAAAGCTGAATCGGCGATCGCTCGTATTTAGCACCATCATGGTCGGCATCGGCGTTATTGCCGGCGTCGTGATGAATCTCAATCGATGGGGTCAGGTCGGCTGGACCAACGGTGGCGTGCTGTTGAGTTCGCTGCTGCTGGTTTGGCTAATCATCGCAACGGCTATCGAGTTCTGGTATCAACCGGCTAACCGTGGCCGTAAAGCAGTTTACTTGACTTTGGCAAGTCTCGGCTTTTTGATTCTGGCGATGATCGGCGTCTTAGGGACCGAACACGGTCAATCCCAGCCGACACCGGCAAGCATTGAGGAAACTCAATCA from Rubripirellula amarantea encodes:
- the ccsA gene encoding cytochrome c biogenesis protein CcsA, producing the protein MLEILRQVTVTCFFASYLVVLALELLRLLGKFPGRALLVVVMMVMGLFTHICYLVLRAADSPVAQGLTRESGLWASWTDWSLLMALVLAICFFVFYLRRPDTVISYFFLPAVMGLIGFAVLVRDRAPFTRTEATELWRSVHGLSMMIGSVSVLIGFLAGVMYLTQSRRLKQHRAAGSRVRLPTLETLGKLNRRSLVFSTIMVGIGVIAGVVMNLNRWGQVGWTNGGVLLSSLLLVWLIIATAIEFWYQPANRGRKAVYLTLASLGFLILAMIGVLGTEHGQSQPTPASIEETQS